From Punica granatum isolate Tunisia-2019 chromosome 1, ASM765513v2, whole genome shotgun sequence:
TTTCTCTAATGTCTGCTATGTATTTGGACCGTGCAAATGTACGTATAAAGGCATACTCataaaaacaatatatattattctcgTGCCATGACAAAAGTAATAATATCTAGATTTATAGGTAGAGTTGTTAAAAGAGCTCCAAAAAGATCATAGCGATGGCACAGTTTGATACGGTCAGGCCAATATCTATGGAACCAAGACGGCAAAATGGCTTTTTCCacctaaaaataaaatcaatcgAGTCATACCTAAATATCTAAGGAATAGTTCTGAACAGTTTGGTTCGATTTGATTATAGCTTTTGGAGTTCTTCTTTTGGGCGCGCAGACGTGCGATTAATAATCTTAGCTAAGTTTGGTTATCCAAACCGGGTCCCAACTGAATCTACAATTAAATTTGTAAGTTTTCcaaaatatacatacattGTTGCGAATCACGCTAACAAGacaataaattaaatcaaatccAGCTCGACTGCATTAGTCGTATCTCAATTGAGCTTTCGGATACCAGgcttaaaagagagaaatagaaGATTGTGCACATGATATATGCAGGTAGAACCAACGATAATTTTCCGGGTGGGGGATCAATAAAGCAGTATGAAGACGTTATATAATATTAGTATTTCTTAGATAAATAAATGAGCCTAAAAAATCGAGATTTGttatattttcaataacaATGGCAGTCCGTGAgtctagtacaataaaataaaaatcttaataatagctaataaaggagTATAGGTAGTTCCACTAGATATCAAACATgttctgtttggtttcagagttgtattttagaatcacaattctaacttaattctacccactacaaaacaaaataactcatacaaagtcaaagaggtggtcccatttatattactttttcccacaacaaaacaacataactcttacaaagtcaaagagtgggccccatttataccactcaaaatcaaaatcaaaatcacaattctaaaatcctactatgaaaccaaacaccaccGTAATATTTTGGTTCCGAACTAAAGATGAAAGCACAAATTCTTTCCTTCAAAATCAGAttgtgattttgaaaaagagtggtataaatgagacccaccctttgactttgtatgagttatgttgttttgttgtggaaaaaagtggtataaatagggtctactctttgattttgtatgagttattttgttttgtagtgggtaaagttaagttagaattgtgattttaaaattatactcaCAAACCAAACATGGCCATAAACTCTTTTTGGACTGGTGAGAAAATCGACGGGGCAAAATCAAGCAATAGAAGTTTTAGGGAGGCATGTGTATGTTTTCTATCCATTTATTGGACAAACCGTTTAACTTCAACTTTTTATGCAcctataattaataaattttccaaatttcatGGGGCGCGATCCCCATTAAGCATAGTTTGGCTCCGTCACTGATGGTCAAGAATCCAGCACGTGTGGAAAGAGCTCAGGGAAGGCCACATCGTCGAACAATTTCTATACAGGAACCAGTCTGAAGGAACCAAATTGACTCAAGTCAAGAGCCCATGCTTTTATGGTTTGACGTCTGGTACGGTTTTGATACTTTTGCCTTGGGGCCGGAGTATTAGAAGACAGACTATGGAGGCTATTCTTAAGCAAAGCATAACATATTGGGTGAAGACACTCAACACGGGGATTGCTTAGGAGTTGGTTTTTTGGCTTATTTTCTCCTTATAAATAGAAACAATCCATGGGTCCTCACAATATCCATAACTTGTATCTGATCTTCCGGCAATGGCAACCCTTCAGGCATTCGATGTACAAGAAGGTATCTTTTCCTCCTCTTCTGAGTTAGTAGAGCAGTCAAAGCATTTAAAAATCACGAGTTTCACGACCGTCACGGAAAAATTTCAAGCTGGCTGGGATTATGATCCCTCATCTCCACATAAACTGTAAATCCAGCACGAATCATTCACTGTGGTCACCACCGAGGTGAGAGAAGTCACCACCTGCATGAGAGGAGGGATTGATAGTTCTGGTCCATATGATGATTTTTATGAATGCTTGGTTGTGTTCGACCGTATTGCTTCAATAACCATAACCAATTAACACTGTCAGTGCTGCAAGGATACCATAGGAATCCGTTATCATTAGTAGTCCGATTACGGAATTTCCCCTTTTCATCCAGGCAACCGTCAAAGTCTTAGGGTGAACAAAGAGAACTGTGTCAGTTATACTTGAAACCGCGTTGTTAACATGTCCATCATTTGCAGAAACCGAAAGGCTCATATCAGATGCACCACCGGCCCACTACCTTTTCAAGATACAGTCATTTTCACTGCTAGCAAAGAATGGCGTTGACAAGTACGAATCAGGCATCTTCCACGCAGGAGGATACAAGTGGTATTTCCACATCGGCTATACAAATAATCGGATTACTTTCAATCTCCTAAAGTGTGTGttgtccccccccccccccccccccccccccccccccccccccccccccccccctcctcAGGAAATTGATACTGCATCCAAATGGAAACAAGACCATGAATGTCAAAGACCATGTTTCGGTCCACCTGTCTTTGGCTGAAACAAGTTCGCTCCCTTCCAGTTGGGAGGTCTATGCTGTCATTCGATTATTCTTGCTCGATCAGAACAAAGACAATTACTTCATAGTTCAAGGTACAAACTCGTCTTGAGATGGACAGTTTTGCTTTCCCCCCTTTATTCATTGTTTTCTGATTGGTTGCTCTATATCGCCTAATTGACTACCAGATGCAATGGGAAAGCACAGACGGTTTCACTGGATGAAGCTGGAAAGCGGATTCAATCAGCTCATCCCTCTGAAGACATTCGCCGACTCCCGAAACGGGTATCTTGTGGATGATACTTGCGTTCTGGGAGCAGAAGTATTCGTTTCCAAGGAAAG
This genomic window contains:
- the LOC116192122 gene encoding MATH domain and coiled-coil domain-containing protein At3g58250-like translates to MATLQAFDVQEETERLISDAPPAHYLFKIQSFSLLAKNGVDKYESGIFHAGGYKWKLILHPNGNKTMNVKDHVSVHLSLAETSSLPSSWEVYAVIRLFLLDQNKDNYFIVQDAMGKHRRFHWMKLESGFNQLIPLKTFADSRNGYLVDDTCVLGAEVFVSKERSTGKGESLVMIKDALSNNHYWKIDNFSKLDKEYYDSSIFLAGNYKWKIRFFPNGKGSGLGSYISLYLDLAETESLPPGTKVFAGLSLRILDQVQGRNYIGKANHWFSASSRETGWARFMLLSSFKQLGPLVKDSCWVEAEVSVLGVVDPFT